TTTTCTGACTTAGATGGATCATTAGGTAATAGTATCGTATTGGCGTCTGTATATATGTGCTGATTTAAAATATCTTTAAAACCTAGTATTAATAAGTCGAGTCCTCGTTCATGGCCTTCTCTATCTTTAAAATGAGGTATCCAATTTTGATGAACAAATGTGTAGATATCCTCAGGTTGTGTAGTATACATTTCTACCCATTGTATCACTATTTTTCGAGCCCCTGCAAACCAATCATCTTGAGCCAGTTCAAGCGCCTCTGTCATACTGTTTGTCAGTGTACTTAAGAGTTTGGCATCCGGCTCGCTTAAACCTTCCTGTTGCAACCTTTCCTGCAAAACACCCGGCGGAAGCGGCTGCAAATCTATAATCTGACAGCGTGACCGGATAGTGGAAAGCATGGCATGGCCATTCTCTGTAAGCATCATGGCAGTTGTTTGCACACTGGGCTCCTCTAAGAATTTCAACAAACGGTTAGCTGCATTAACTGTTAATGTATCTGCATCCTTTATGATATAAACTTTCCGATTTGATTCCATTCCAGAATACGTAAACTCCTTCTGCAGATTACGTACCTGTTCTATTTTGATAGAAGCGCCCTCCGGCTCAATCCAATGCATATCCGGATGGTTTCCGGAATCAATTCGCTGACAGTTAATACAGTTGTTGCAAGGGTCTGCCCCCTGCCGATTTTGACAGAATAAATATTTTGCCAAGATTAGTGCCATTTCCTGTTTTCCGGTACCTCTGTCTCCTTGGAACAGATAAGCATGGGAGATACGATTTTTATGGATACTGTTCATGATCGTCCGAGTTGCTACAGGCTGTATTTTTTCGATTTCTTCCCATGTCTGCATGATTACTTCCACCTTTA
The nucleotide sequence above comes from Oceanobacillus timonensis. Encoded proteins:
- the holB gene encoding DNA polymerase III subunit delta', coding for MQTWEEIEKIQPVATRTIMNSIHKNRISHAYLFQGDRGTGKQEMALILAKYLFCQNRQGADPCNNCINCQRIDSGNHPDMHWIEPEGASIKIEQVRNLQKEFTYSGMESNRKVYIIKDADTLTVNAANRLLKFLEEPSVQTTAMMLTENGHAMLSTIRSRCQIIDLQPLPPGVLQERLQQEGLSEPDAKLLSTLTNSMTEALELAQDDWFAGARKIVIQWVEMYTTQPEDIYTFVHQNWIPHFKDREGHERGLDLLILGFKDILNQHIYTDANTILLPNDPSKSEKRLITFSQAQLLTILHQILMAKRNLKANVQPTLVIEQLALQIQR